The proteins below are encoded in one region of Argonema galeatum A003/A1:
- a CDS encoding Nif3-like dinuclear metal center hexameric protein, whose amino-acid sequence MMKITDLINWFEIWANPTWQENWDNCGWQIEPGVLDEPARVLICLTPTLAVMQEAILLRDNGIPVNLIFAHHPLIFSPLKSLQTGNPIAEMVRLAYTHKIGVYTAHTNFDQVNDGTADVLAQLLQLKQVTPITPTQDGLGYGRVGYLEPSLTLQELLTQIQTQLSPPDLIFSPTEDLQQPIDKVAVLGGSGASFISAVVKTGAQAYLTSDCKFHQFQEARDRNLILIDAGHYATERPACDRLVQKFRDLGVEWVQLSQKDEDFRLFYGV is encoded by the coding sequence ATGATGAAAATTACCGATCTAATTAATTGGTTTGAAATTTGGGCAAATCCAACTTGGCAAGAAAACTGGGATAATTGTGGCTGGCAAATTGAGCCCGGTGTGTTGGATGAACCGGCGCGGGTGTTGATCTGTTTGACGCCGACGTTGGCGGTGATGCAGGAAGCAATTTTACTGCGGGATAATGGTATTCCAGTTAATTTGATTTTTGCCCATCATCCGCTAATTTTTAGTCCGCTGAAATCGTTACAAACTGGGAATCCTATTGCCGAAATGGTTAGACTCGCCTATACCCACAAAATCGGTGTCTATACCGCCCATACTAATTTTGACCAGGTTAATGATGGTACGGCTGATGTGTTAGCTCAACTGTTGCAATTAAAGCAAGTTACGCCGATAACGCCAACGCAAGATGGATTGGGATATGGGCGGGTTGGATATTTGGAACCATCTCTTACTCTCCAGGAGTTACTAACTCAAATTCAAACTCAGTTGTCTCCTCCTGATTTAATTTTTTCCCCCACTGAAGATTTGCAGCAACCTATTGACAAAGTGGCAGTTTTAGGCGGTTCGGGAGCAAGTTTTATATCGGCTGTTGTGAAGACGGGGGCGCAAGCTTATCTGACTTCTGATTGTAAGTTTCATCAATTTCAAGAAGCACGCGATCGCAATCTTATCCTGATCGATGCTGGACATTATGCCACAGAACGACCGGCGTGCGATCGCCTCGTGCAAAAATTCAGAGATTTAGGTGTAGAATGGGTGCAATTAAGTCAAAAAGATGAAGATTTTAGACTATTTTACGGCGTCTGA